From Methanosarcina lacustris Z-7289, one genomic window encodes:
- a CDS encoding CxxC-x17-CxxC domain-containing protein — protein MGFNDRGNSSRGGSRDSNRGGSGGFRGGNSGPREMHKVTCSDCGVETEVPFKPTEGRPVYCRDCLPNHRKF, from the coding sequence ATGGGTTTTAATGACAGAGGAAATTCTTCCCGGGGTGGCAGCAGAGACAGCAACCGTGGTGGAAGTGGTGGTTTCAGAGGCGGCAACAGCGGTCCCAGGGAAATGCACAAGGTTACCTGTTCTGACTGCGGTGTCGAGACAGAAGTTCCTTTCAAACCAACTGAAGGACGGCCGGTTTACTGCAGAGACTGCCTTCCTAACCACAGGAAGTTCTAA
- the eif1A gene encoding translation initiation factor eIF-1A: protein MRKRQTGSNKPFGARDGTQEVTRVRTPRKDRNEVLATVACLLGSKRVTLQCMDGVVRMGRIPGSKKKRMWIREGDVVIANPWEVQDSKADVTWKYTRPQIEWLERKGYLN from the coding sequence ATAAGAAAAAGACAAACTGGATCTAATAAACCATTCGGAGCAAGAGACGGTACCCAGGAAGTAACAAGGGTACGAACTCCACGTAAGGATAGAAACGAAGTCCTGGCAACGGTTGCGTGTTTACTCGGATCGAAAAGGGTAACACTTCAGTGTATGGATGGAGTAGTCCGAATGGGCAGAATTCCCGGTTCCAAGAAAAAGAGAATGTGGATCCGCGAAGGCGATGTTGTCATAGCTAACCCCTGGGAAGTTCAGGACTCAAAAGCCGATGTTACCTGGAAATACACAAGGCCCCAGATCGAATGGCTTGAAAGAAAAGGGTACCTTAATTAA
- a CDS encoding type I restriction endonuclease: MDFIDQIQELAARIPKLRENIKTEEATKNALVMPLINILGYNVFDPGEVVPEYTADFGTKKGEKVDYAIFKDEKPVILIECKTIDADLDREHASQLFRYFSVTDAKIGILTNGVVYRFYTDLDSPNKMDDKSFLEVNFLDIKEPLINELKRFRKESFDIDDLATVACELKYTREIKQILAREINSPSEDFVKYFAKQVHNVPFTQNVREKFTGITKNALGQFINEKINERLKFAMSEGLVEVIADKNDGQENTDAMEELNDGVVTTEEEIEGYHIIKSILRSTIDPKRIVMRDKKNYCGILLDNNNRKPICRLHFSTRQKYLELFVDEDRKSEKTPINELNDIYSYSEKLMATVNSYEK, from the coding sequence ATGGATTTCATAGATCAAATTCAAGAACTGGCAGCAAGGATTCCAAAGCTACGGGAAAACATTAAAACCGAAGAGGCTACAAAAAATGCTCTCGTAATGCCTCTAATTAACATATTGGGCTACAATGTTTTTGATCCTGGAGAGGTAGTTCCCGAGTACACCGCAGACTTTGGAACCAAAAAAGGAGAAAAAGTTGATTATGCTATTTTCAAGGATGAAAAACCTGTCATACTAATCGAATGTAAAACTATTGATGCTGACCTGGACAGAGAGCATGCTTCTCAATTATTCAGATATTTCAGTGTAACTGATGCAAAAATAGGAATCTTGACAAACGGCGTAGTCTATCGGTTTTATACTGATCTTGATTCCCCAAACAAAATGGACGATAAGTCTTTCCTTGAGGTAAATTTTCTGGATATTAAAGAACCACTAATAAATGAGCTTAAAAGGTTCAGGAAAGAATCCTTTGATATTGATGATCTTGCTACTGTGGCCTGTGAATTGAAGTACACAAGAGAGATAAAACAGATTCTTGCGAGAGAGATAAATTCACCCTCAGAAGATTTTGTGAAATACTTTGCAAAACAGGTACATAACGTACCATTCACTCAGAATGTCCGTGAGAAATTTACAGGAATCACAAAAAATGCACTTGGTCAATTTATAAATGAAAAAATCAACGAGAGACTGAAATTCGCTATGTCAGAAGGACTTGTCGAAGTCATTGCAGACAAAAATGATGGACAGGAAAACACCGATGCCATGGAAGAATTAAATGATGGTGTCGTGACAACGGAAGAAGAAATAGAAGGATACCATATTATAAAATCAATCCTGCGCTCAACCATTGACCCAAAAAGAATAGTGATGAGAGACAAAAAGAATTATTGTGGGATATTGCTGGATAATAACAATAGAAAACCCATCTGCAGGTTGCACTTTAGTACCAGGCAAAAGTATCTTGAACTTTTTGTCGATGAAGATAGAAAATCTGAAAAAACTCCAATCAACGAGTTGAATGATATATACAGTTATTCAGAGAAATTAATGGCAACAGTAAATAGTTATGAAAAATAA
- a CDS encoding tetratricopeptide repeat protein, producing MNSGEQKDETFIKGGEKTETGEGPVSGDMYILDDSESVAQEEVSNEILAAELNECGLDLLRLGKVNEAIVAFDKAIDKDPNNIYLFNNKAAALENLGKFEEALQLYQKAIEIESEDADLWNNMAFSYSQVGEYDRAVEAYEKALELSPDYPNAWYGKALNLSQAEKYKEAIEAYEKVLEENPDYKEAWAGKGIALGQIGNYDEAIIAYDKAIELDPGFLEAWYYKGVDLDSLGSYKQALKAYEKAVEIDPKNDDAWNNMGIDLENLERYEEAVNAFEKAIEINSENSDVWYNKGFTLSQVQRFEEAVEAYRKATQIDPEYLEAYTSLGFVLAQLKRFEEALETYEKALNLDPKAADSWFGKAVCLSFLGREDEAEDAHIKAVEIDPRYAEIEGKVQ from the coding sequence ATGAACTCTGGAGAACAAAAAGACGAAACCTTCATAAAAGGAGGAGAAAAAACTGAAACCGGAGAGGGGCCGGTTTCCGGTGATATGTATATACTGGATGACTCGGAAAGTGTGGCACAGGAGGAAGTCAGCAACGAAATTCTTGCAGCCGAACTTAATGAGTGCGGCCTTGATCTTCTCAGGCTTGGCAAGGTAAATGAGGCAATTGTTGCCTTTGATAAGGCGATTGACAAAGACCCGAATAATATATATCTTTTTAATAATAAGGCTGCAGCTCTTGAAAATCTTGGAAAATTTGAAGAAGCTCTCCAGCTCTATCAAAAAGCTATTGAGATTGAATCCGAAGATGCGGACCTCTGGAACAACATGGCTTTTTCCTACTCCCAGGTTGGAGAATACGACAGAGCAGTCGAAGCCTATGAGAAAGCTCTTGAGCTCAGTCCAGACTATCCTAATGCATGGTATGGAAAAGCCCTGAACCTCAGCCAGGCAGAAAAATACAAAGAAGCTATTGAAGCCTATGAGAAAGTCCTTGAGGAAAATCCGGATTATAAAGAGGCATGGGCAGGAAAAGGTATAGCTCTCGGACAGATCGGAAACTACGATGAAGCAATAATCGCATACGATAAAGCAATCGAGCTAGATCCTGGTTTTCTTGAAGCCTGGTATTACAAAGGAGTGGACCTTGATAGCCTTGGCAGTTACAAGCAGGCTCTGAAAGCCTATGAAAAAGCCGTGGAAATTGACCCTAAAAATGATGATGCCTGGAATAATATGGGCATAGACCTGGAAAACCTGGAAAGGTATGAGGAAGCAGTTAATGCTTTTGAAAAAGCAATAGAAATCAATTCCGAAAACTCCGATGTCTGGTATAACAAAGGCTTTACTCTCAGCCAGGTGCAGAGGTTTGAAGAAGCTGTCGAAGCGTACAGAAAAGCCACACAGATTGACCCTGAATATCTGGAAGCCTACACAAGCCTCGGTTTTGTGCTGGCTCAGCTCAAACGCTTTGAAGAAGCCCTGGAAACCTATGAAAAGGCACTTAACCTTGATCCGAAAGCTGCAGATTCCTGGTTTGGGAAAGCTGTCTGCCTGAGTTTCCTCGGGCGTGAAGACGAAGCTGAGGATGCACATATAAAAGCTGTGGAAATCGACCCCAGATATGCTGAGATCGAAGGAAAAGTTCAGTGA
- a CDS encoding tetratricopeptide repeat protein, translating into MTLNEWYNKGVALHELKRFTEALDAYNKALEISPDNAKILFSKGVVLKNLMKYDDALDAFDRSLEINPVDAKTWCFKAELLLSLMQYEEALDAFYKATSLAPEDPEVWYRRGMALREMRAYEDAMDDLEKAIRLYSKNYDMNSMNASEWCKKGMGLCKIKSYREALDAFNRALELNPTNGKSLYNKGVALRWLGKNDEAKLYIEKAVEIFDNKIKANPENARFWYNKGIALRDLERYKEALGAFEKAIDINPSFTKAWIGKGIVYDRVKKHQKAMEAYERAVDINPIYSELI; encoded by the coding sequence ATGACTTTAAATGAATGGTATAACAAAGGCGTTGCACTCCATGAACTTAAAAGGTTTACAGAAGCTCTGGATGCATACAATAAGGCTCTGGAAATAAGCCCTGATAATGCAAAAATTTTGTTTAGCAAAGGGGTTGTCCTCAAAAACCTCATGAAGTACGATGATGCTCTTGATGCTTTTGACAGATCTCTTGAGATCAACCCGGTTGATGCAAAAACCTGGTGTTTCAAAGCAGAACTTCTCCTGAGTCTCATGCAGTATGAGGAAGCTCTGGATGCATTCTACAAGGCGACATCTCTTGCTCCTGAAGACCCGGAAGTCTGGTACAGGCGAGGAATGGCTCTCAGAGAGATGAGAGCATACGAAGATGCGATGGATGACCTTGAGAAAGCTATCCGGCTATACTCAAAGAATTACGACATGAACTCTATGAACGCAAGCGAATGGTGCAAGAAAGGAATGGGGCTCTGCAAAATAAAGAGTTATCGGGAAGCTCTTGATGCTTTTAACAGGGCACTTGAGTTAAACCCAACTAACGGGAAATCCCTTTACAACAAAGGAGTTGCTCTGCGCTGGCTTGGAAAGAATGATGAAGCAAAATTATACATTGAGAAAGCTGTGGAGATTTTTGACAACAAGATCAAAGCAAATCCCGAGAATGCAAGGTTCTGGTACAATAAAGGAATTGCTCTGAGAGATCTTGAGAGATACAAGGAAGCGCTTGGAGCTTTCGAAAAGGCTATAGACATCAACCCGAGCTTTACAAAAGCCTGGATTGGCAAAGGAATAGTATATGACAGGGTTAAGAAGCACCAGAAAGCAATGGAAGCCTACGAAAGGGCAGTCGATATAAACCCTATATACTCAGAACTTATTTGA
- a CDS encoding CxxC-x17-CxxC domain-containing protein, with protein MGFNDRGNSYRGGSSSRDSNRGGGGGFRGGNSGPREMTKVTCSDCGVETEVPFKPTEGRPVYCRECLPNHRKF; from the coding sequence ATGGGTTTTAATGACAGAGGAAATTCTTACCGTGGCGGTAGCAGCAGCAGAGACAGCAACCGTGGCGGTGGTGGTGGTTTCAGAGGCGGCAACAGCGGCCCCAGAGAAATGACTAAAGTAACCTGTTCTGACTGCGGTGTTGAGACCGAAGTTCCGTTCAAACCAACAGAAGGACGGCCGGTTTACTGCAGAGAATGCCTTCCTAATCACAGGAAGTTCTAA
- a CDS encoding IS1634 family transposase, translating into MMPTRRIKKINGIEYWYEDIPYYDKEKKQIRHKSKYLGRNVNGEPVRVRDALNSNKDISPVSKPSKAYNYGEFVPLLEITNELKLGEYLGDLFNEKDRNMILALALNRVIRPTAMHNIKTWYEGSVLSLEWSDLPLKSQNISNLLSKVGDSDIPSEFMGRMFRNLGTKSTLVYDLTSFSSYSHMMNLLEYGYNRDGFDLPQINLFMIVDKEKGIPVMYDIYPGSVVDVTTLKNTIKKINAYGVKDYTLVMDRGFFSKGNIEELLHEEIPFIMPATVTLKSVKQLMSSAQKDIESPEYLHKYNKKPIFVKPVTLEEKEFKINGYCFYDPKREIEEKNAFYSQLYDVKEKIEKTAIPGWKMAGEVFKGRAGHMASFYSWKKIDDHFKITIKKNAVSQRINRMGKFFLFYNGERDWMECLTVYRERDVVEKGFKTMKNDIQSLPLNTKKDSTTKGFLFVCFIGLIIRMRLLNIMKETEIFKDYTVESLLLELEKIKKIELENGESIVTELTRKQKDIMEKLNLCA; encoded by the coding sequence ATGATGCCCACACGCCGTATCAAGAAGATCAATGGAATTGAATACTGGTATGAAGACATTCCCTACTATGATAAAGAAAAGAAACAGATTCGTCATAAGTCCAAATACCTCGGTAGAAACGTTAATGGTGAACCTGTTAGAGTTCGGGATGCATTAAACTCCAACAAAGATATATCTCCAGTTTCCAAGCCATCAAAAGCTTACAACTATGGTGAATTTGTTCCCTTACTTGAAATCACAAATGAACTCAAGCTTGGAGAGTATCTTGGCGATCTGTTCAACGAGAAAGACAGGAACATGATTCTTGCACTGGCATTGAATCGCGTAATTCGCCCTACTGCCATGCATAACATTAAAACCTGGTATGAAGGTTCTGTTCTCTCCCTTGAGTGGTCTGATTTGCCCTTAAAAAGTCAAAATATCAGCAACTTGCTTTCTAAAGTAGGGGATAGCGACATTCCTTCCGAATTTATGGGTAGAATGTTCAGGAATCTTGGGACAAAAAGCACATTGGTGTATGACCTTACCAGTTTTTCAAGCTACTCTCATATGATGAATCTACTTGAATACGGATACAATAGAGACGGTTTTGATCTTCCTCAAATAAACCTCTTCATGATAGTGGATAAGGAAAAAGGCATTCCCGTGATGTATGATATCTATCCCGGTAGTGTTGTTGATGTTACAACCCTTAAAAACACAATCAAGAAGATAAACGCTTACGGAGTGAAAGATTACACCCTGGTAATGGATAGGGGCTTTTTCAGCAAAGGCAATATTGAGGAGCTACTTCATGAAGAAATTCCCTTTATTATGCCAGCTACTGTGACACTTAAAAGTGTCAAGCAGCTCATGAGTTCGGCACAAAAAGACATTGAAAGTCCGGAATATCTTCATAAGTATAACAAAAAACCGATATTTGTAAAGCCTGTGACTCTTGAAGAAAAAGAGTTCAAGATAAATGGATATTGTTTTTATGATCCAAAAAGAGAAATAGAAGAGAAGAACGCATTTTACTCGCAGCTTTATGATGTGAAGGAAAAAATCGAAAAAACAGCGATTCCAGGATGGAAAATGGCAGGAGAAGTTTTCAAAGGGAGAGCCGGACATATGGCAAGCTTCTATTCATGGAAAAAAATAGATGACCATTTCAAGATCACAATCAAGAAAAATGCTGTTTCGCAGAGAATAAACAGGATGGGAAAGTTTTTCCTCTTTTACAACGGGGAACGTGACTGGATGGAATGCCTTACAGTATACAGAGAAAGAGATGTTGTTGAAAAAGGATTCAAAACAATGAAAAATGACATTCAGTCACTTCCACTCAATACAAAGAAGGATTCGACAACAAAAGGCTTCTTATTTGTCTGTTTCATTGGACTCATAATTAGAATGAGGCTTCTAAATATAATGAAGGAAACAGAGATTTTCAAGGACTATACAGTAGAGAGTTTACTCCTGGAACTTGAAAAAATCAAGAAGATAGAGCTGGAAAATGGAGAGTCAATAGTTACAGAACTCACAAGGAAGCAAAAAGATATTATGGAAAAATTGAATTTATGCGCCTAA
- a CDS encoding HAD family hydrolase: MKQFRKTMESLRNNVPQNRQKTLKAVLFDMDNTLFDFVAVKLIACREILSYLGEGNRNLKKDPAELFRYFLRGTYGFEDYENIKDYMQERKLFTEQAYRQCCEIYDREKLQNLELYPGVRDTLEELKKLGLRLVIITDADRHHAHARLTRVGLLDSFEFLVSADMTGTKKPDPAHFRFALDALGLEPEESLVVGDSIKRDMAPARRLGLKTAYASYGDWRPTEETEQCFDFQLNTFQDLMGYIGTLNNTHIQTD, from the coding sequence ATGAAACAGTTCAGGAAAACCATGGAAAGTCTCCGGAATAATGTACCGCAAAATCGCCAGAAAACTCTAAAAGCGGTACTCTTTGATATGGATAATACCCTTTTTGATTTCGTAGCCGTAAAACTCATAGCGTGCAGGGAGATCCTTTCCTATCTCGGAGAAGGGAATAGGAACCTTAAGAAGGATCCTGCAGAACTTTTCAGGTACTTCCTCAGGGGAACTTACGGGTTTGAAGACTATGAAAACATAAAGGATTACATGCAGGAGAGAAAGCTTTTCACGGAGCAGGCATACAGACAGTGCTGTGAGATCTATGACAGGGAAAAACTGCAAAACCTCGAACTATATCCCGGGGTAAGGGATACCCTTGAGGAACTGAAGAAACTTGGTCTCAGGCTTGTAATAATAACCGACGCCGATAGGCACCATGCCCATGCAAGGCTTACGAGAGTCGGGCTTCTTGATTCCTTTGAGTTCCTTGTGTCTGCAGATATGACAGGTACGAAAAAGCCGGACCCTGCCCATTTTCGTTTTGCTCTTGATGCCCTCGGGCTAGAGCCAGAAGAAAGCCTGGTGGTGGGAGATAGCATCAAAAGAGATATGGCTCCTGCACGCAGGCTAGGCTTAAAAACAGCATATGCTTCCTATGGGGATTGGAGACCCACAGAAGAAACAGAACAATGCTTCGACTTTCAGCTTAACACATTTCAGGACCTGATGGGATATATTGGTACCCTGAACAACACTCATATTCAGACAGATTAG
- a CDS encoding ISH3 family transposase, protein MNQKNDSIESLATASLMTVASELFSNHHIITLPKGAKYTFQTIIMTLLHAATSVNNSLESASNDFKLKSFLTKIPSADTIFNYINCNNVEYILSSFRAMNRDIFKSMIIKGKVHDIAIDFHNIPFYGDENTPLISGIKPKNGSVWGYSYCTLDIIGDVKLTLDVIAINGFNKNYFDLITFLFERLEKMQIKVGTVYLDKEFCNDDTISALTKLNINFVIAAKRNPKIMGILDNFKKENGPASIVFEYYFNKNGTNFNIVATHDDEKGYILFATNKDVKSIEKFEKSIPEEYRKRWNIETGYRVKNNFKIRTCTKSPVARTLFFVIQCTLHNILNMLKSVLGITAHELKSLINEDIIKVVIYGLKSLYIIPFKLFLNYLNMYNKTRKRDLRNQLLRI, encoded by the coding sequence ATGAATCAAAAAAACGATTCCATTGAGTCCTTAGCTACAGCCAGTTTGATGACTGTGGCATCTGAACTGTTTAGCAATCATCATATAATTACTTTACCAAAGGGTGCAAAATACACTTTCCAAACTATTATTATGACATTACTACATGCTGCAACATCTGTTAATAACTCACTTGAATCTGCAAGCAATGATTTTAAGCTTAAAAGTTTTCTCACAAAAATTCCGTCAGCCGATACTATTTTTAATTACATAAATTGCAATAATGTTGAATATATACTTTCTTCATTTAGAGCCATGAATCGGGATATATTCAAAAGTATGATTATTAAAGGTAAAGTTCATGACATAGCAATTGATTTTCATAACATTCCCTTTTATGGTGATGAAAACACTCCCTTGATATCTGGTATAAAACCTAAAAATGGAAGCGTTTGGGGCTATTCATATTGTACGTTGGACATCATTGGGGATGTTAAACTTACACTTGATGTAATTGCAATTAATGGTTTTAATAAGAATTATTTTGATCTTATTACATTTTTGTTTGAACGGCTTGAAAAAATGCAGATAAAAGTTGGTACAGTATATTTAGATAAGGAATTTTGTAATGATGATACAATTTCTGCTTTGACCAAACTAAATATAAACTTTGTAATTGCAGCTAAACGCAATCCAAAAATAATGGGCATACTTGATAATTTTAAAAAAGAAAATGGACCTGCATCAATTGTTTTTGAATATTATTTCAATAAAAATGGAACAAATTTCAATATCGTTGCAACACATGATGACGAAAAAGGATACATCCTATTTGCCACAAACAAGGATGTAAAATCAATTGAAAAATTTGAAAAGTCAATTCCTGAAGAGTACAGGAAAAGATGGAACATTGAGACCGGATATAGAGTAAAAAACAATTTCAAGATACGAACATGTACAAAATCACCTGTAGCAAGAACGTTATTCTTTGTTATTCAATGTACATTGCATAACATTTTGAATATGTTGAAATCTGTTTTGGGAATTACGGCACATGAACTAAAATCTTTGATCAACGAAGATATAATCAAGGTTGTAATATACGGATTGAAATCACTTTATATAATTCCGTTTAAATTGTTTTTGAATTATTTGAACATGTATAATAAAACAAGAAAAAGGGATTTACGCAATCAGTTACTAAGAATATAA
- a CDS encoding CxxC-x17-CxxC domain-containing protein has translation MAFNDRNSFRERDSNRGGFGAPKEMYNATCSDCGAETQVPFKPDPDRPVYCRDCLPNHRKPRENRY, from the coding sequence ATGGCTTTTAATGACAGAAACTCCTTCCGGGAAAGAGACAGCAACCGGGGAGGTTTCGGAGCCCCTAAGGAAATGTACAATGCAACCTGTTCCGACTGCGGCGCTGAAACTCAGGTTCCTTTCAAACCTGACCCCGACAGACCAGTTTACTGCAGAGACTGCCTTCCTAACCACAGGAAGCCCAGAGAGAACCGCTACTAA
- the eif1A gene encoding translation initiation factor eIF-1A → MRKRKAGTGAAAPTTQEVTRVRTPRKENHEVLATVGSLLGSKRVNLQCMDGIVRMGRIPGSKNKKMWIREGDVVIATPWEIQDSKADVVWKYTRPQVEWLERKGYLK, encoded by the coding sequence ATAAGAAAAAGAAAAGCAGGAACTGGAGCTGCCGCACCAACTACTCAGGAAGTAACAAGGGTGCGTACACCGCGTAAGGAAAATCATGAAGTTCTGGCAACGGTAGGAAGCCTTCTGGGCTCAAAGAGGGTCAATTTGCAGTGCATGGACGGCATTGTCAGAATGGGCAGAATCCCCGGATCCAAGAACAAGAAAATGTGGATTCGTGAAGGTGATGTCGTAATTGCCACTCCGTGGGAAATTCAGGATTCCAAAGCCGATGTTGTCTGGAAATACACAAGACCTCAGGTAGAGTGGCTCGAGCGCAAAGGTTACCTTAAATAA
- a CDS encoding ATP-grasp domain-containing protein yields the protein MKGWILYKSTAAELRPDLYEIHRFIEVAGEKGIELRVVKPDQFDLIVTRDDRKSILLDGEVVSLPDFLLPRMGAGTTYFALAVIRHLERLGVRVFNSSQSIDTVKDKLYSQQILAERGISSPNTMFAKNPVNIDLVEKYLGFPLIVKALSGSMGKGIFLSETHDNFRDIMELIHVTNPNANIILQEFIKSSLGRDLRVLVIGGRAVVCMERIAPAGSFKSNYSRGGAVRKFDMTPEIQQLATETARTFGLDIAGIDLLFDGDHFKVCEANSSPGFEGIEECCEVNVAGMIYDFIREKVGEK from the coding sequence ATGAAAGGATGGATTCTTTACAAGAGTACGGCTGCAGAATTAAGGCCTGACCTGTACGAAATTCACCGCTTCATCGAGGTTGCGGGTGAGAAGGGGATAGAGCTCAGGGTTGTAAAACCCGACCAGTTCGACCTGATTGTAACAAGGGATGACAGAAAAAGTATTCTTCTGGACGGAGAAGTTGTCTCCCTTCCGGACTTTCTCCTGCCGAGAATGGGCGCAGGCACAACCTACTTCGCACTTGCGGTTATCCGCCACCTGGAACGTCTCGGGGTCCGCGTTTTTAACTCTTCGCAGAGCATTGATACCGTCAAGGACAAGCTCTATTCTCAGCAGATCCTGGCCGAGAGAGGGATTTCCTCTCCCAACACGATGTTTGCCAAAAACCCGGTCAACATAGACCTGGTTGAAAAATACCTGGGCTTCCCTCTTATAGTAAAAGCCCTTTCCGGCTCCATGGGCAAAGGTATCTTCCTCTCTGAAACCCACGACAATTTCCGGGACATCATGGAACTGATCCATGTAACCAACCCCAATGCAAACATAATCCTTCAGGAGTTCATAAAATCCAGCCTCGGCAGAGATCTCCGCGTCCTCGTAATCGGAGGCCGGGCAGTCGTCTGCATGGAAAGAATCGCTCCCGCAGGCAGTTTCAAGTCCAACTATTCCAGAGGTGGAGCAGTCCGCAAATTCGACATGACCCCTGAGATACAACAGCTGGCAACCGAAACTGCCCGCACTTTCGGCCTCGACATCGCCGGCATCGACCTTCTCTTCGACGGCGACCACTTCAAAGTCTGCGAGGCTAATTCTTCCCCCGGTTTCGAAGGCATAGAAGAATGCTGCGAAGTCAATGTTGCAGGCATGATTTATGATTTTATAAGGGAAAAGGTGGGGGAAAAGTGA